One stretch of Harmonia axyridis chromosome 1, icHarAxyr1.1, whole genome shotgun sequence DNA includes these proteins:
- the LOC123683153 gene encoding uncharacterized protein LOC123683153 translates to MYERPVPSVKQVPKMFPNIPLTKCLMLLLFYTGISESQKFDCNKDEPCMPLRHCKEYMDFINVTKNLHRHFIKFLIDKQCGFYKEEPKVCCGKIPPALKYVILASINRPHNRYKRSAKSTDNDQLDQLNLDESLYYTSDINQTEDLLRLTRETGVMENIGRLDIR, encoded by the exons ATGTATGAACGTCCAGTTCCCAGTGTAAAACAAGTACCAAAAATGTTTCCAAACATTCCATTGACTAAATGTTTaatgttattgttattttatacagGAATTTCAG AGTCACAAAAATTCGATTGCAACAAAGATGAACCATGTATGCCACTCAGACACTGTAAGGAATATATGGATTTCATTAACGTTACCAAAAACCTCCATCggcatttcataaaatttttaatcgATAAACAGTGTGGTTTCTACAAAGAGGAGCCTAAAGTTTGTTGTGGCAAAATACCACCGGCATTGAAATATGTCATTTTAGCGAGCATAAATAGACCCCACAACAGATATAAACGATCTGCAAAGAGCACTGACAACGATCAATTAGATCAACTCAATCTGGATGAATCATTATACTATACCTCAGACATTAATCAAACAGAAGATCTACTGAGGCTAACAAGGGAAACTGGTGTAATGGAAAACATTGGTCGGTTGGATATTCGCTGA